One Rhodobacteraceae bacterium M385 genomic region harbors:
- a CDS encoding tyrosine-type recombinase/integrase — protein sequence MTQVRVKGFKIFKDRHGKQRCYHRETGHKLDLARAPIGSAEFFAECETIRAIAEAQRAKAPKAGTLGGLIQSYFETEHYQNLAEATRRDYRKCADFLEPIRDTPIHVIDTPLIAGIHDKAAKKIGWRRANMVRTLLSEVFRYNIPKGLISANFAKDVIPKRRPRDRVYANRPWTIEERDTVLGKARPHVRVALALMMNTGLDPSDALRLRKDQVDDGTIWGVRGKTGEEVAIPISPTLQAALDRMPDHGAETVLSNSRGEAWTYNGFSTVWHRFKSALENEGLIEKGLTLKGLRHTVATTLREAGLDERRIADLLGQKTPSMARHYSRSANLADKNRETMATLEEENRRRAKSVKPSQKSVKPDRNEDQS from the coding sequence ATGACACAGGTGCGGGTCAAGGGGTTCAAGATTTTCAAGGACCGGCACGGAAAGCAGCGATGCTATCACCGCGAGACCGGACACAAGCTTGACCTTGCCCGCGCGCCTATCGGTTCTGCCGAGTTCTTTGCCGAGTGTGAGACGATCCGCGCCATCGCTGAGGCTCAGCGGGCGAAAGCCCCGAAAGCCGGAACGCTTGGCGGACTGATCCAGTCCTACTTTGAGACTGAGCACTATCAGAACCTGGCGGAGGCGACCCGGCGCGACTATCGCAAGTGCGCGGACTTCCTTGAGCCGATCCGCGACACTCCGATCCATGTGATCGACACGCCTTTGATTGCGGGCATCCACGATAAGGCCGCGAAGAAGATTGGCTGGCGGCGGGCGAACATGGTGCGGACGCTTCTGAGCGAGGTGTTTCGCTACAATATCCCGAAGGGTCTGATCTCCGCCAACTTCGCGAAGGACGTCATTCCGAAGCGCCGCCCGCGCGACCGCGTCTATGCCAACCGGCCCTGGACTATCGAAGAACGCGATACGGTCCTAGGCAAAGCCAGGCCTCATGTCCGCGTGGCCCTCGCCTTGATGATGAACACGGGCCTCGATCCGTCCGACGCACTGCGATTGCGCAAGGACCAGGTCGATGACGGCACGATTTGGGGCGTGCGCGGCAAGACCGGGGAAGAGGTCGCAATTCCGATCAGCCCCACGCTCCAAGCCGCTCTTGACCGCATGCCAGACCACGGGGCCGAAACCGTGCTTTCCAATTCGCGCGGTGAGGCTTGGACTTACAACGGCTTTTCAACCGTCTGGCACCGTTTCAAATCCGCCCTTGAGAATGAAGGCCTTATCGAAAAAGGATTGACCCTCAAGGGCTTGCGGCACACGGTTGCCACGACTTTGCGCGAGGCGGGCCTCGATGAACGCCGCATCGCGGACCTTCTGGGGCAGAAAACTCCGTCCATGGCGCGGCACTATTCGCGGTCAGCGAACCTTGCCGACAAGAACCGCGAGACCATGGCCACACTGGAAGAAGAGAACCGAAGGCGGGCCAAAAGTGTCAAACCTTCGCAGAAAAGCGTCAAACCTGACCGAAACGAGGATCAGTCATGA